The following DNA comes from Candidatus Nitrosotalea okcheonensis.
GTGCTGCCATACTTGATACTCAGTGGAGAGGATTGACAGTACAAGATCCTGTGTTGATTAATATTCCAAATTATGGACCGTTTGACATAAACTCGCCTATCGATTTTATCAAAAAACAGCTTCCAGATCTTTATGACAAACTGAAAGGGTCAAATGCGGAAAACCTATTTGAGATTCCATTGATGTCGTCAAATGATCTAATGAGTGATCCTATATCAAAATGGCAACACTTGTTTGATCCTGCATATACAATTGTTGATTCAAGTAATCTTGGATATCGTGGACAAAAAGTAGTTGTCTCTACATACGCAACTGGTGAGAGCAACATAAGTGAGGGAACCATGTATCCAATTGTCAAAAATTCAGATTTAAAATCAGATGTTGATTATCCAGTAAGCTATACTGAGAGAGCAAGCTCTGCTAGTATACAAATTGATGGCTATGTGGCAGTGACAAACATAGGCGGTATTGAATACTTTGGTGCTAGCCCTCAACCACCGCAAGGTAGTGGAATATCGTCTACAGGAAACTATTCTGCACAAGTGATCTATTCTATGACGGCATTTGCCGTTGTAATAGCTGTAGGCATATTTTGGTGGAGCAGCCGAGTGTCAAAGAGTGCAATGAAAAGAGGAAAAGATACAAGCCCGCCTCCAACATTCCAATATGAAACTCGAAAACATTGGGCAGACAGATTTGAGAATGACAAATGATTTACAATACCACATGCTTATAACAATCAAGAAAAATGATCATACCAATGAAAGGAATTGAAATAATATTTCTGGCAGCAGGTGGACTGGCTGGAGTTTTTCTACGGTATGGTGTGACGAAATCGCCGTTATTGATTGGCGCATTGCCTGTCAATGTCTTGATTGTAAACGTTGTTGGTAGTTTCATACTTGGTTCATTTGCAATGCTTTCACAACAATGGAACCTGGATGAAAAATATACTTTGCTGATTGCAGTGGGGTTCTGTGGGGGGCTTACCACAATGTCTTCTTTTGCCTTAGAATCTGTTAATCTAATGGATGCCAAACAGTATTCACTGGTGATAATCGCTGTAATTGCAAATGTTGGCTTGTCACTTGGTGCAATCTTTGGAGGGAGAGCCTTGACAAGCGTAATACTTGGAGGGTTGAGATGAGAACAATGAAGATGTGGTCGCTTGTAATTAGAATAAAAAAGAACGACACCGTAAAGGGAAAACGTGTCCAGTCTCTGGTACTTGAGATACTGAAAAAAGGATCAATATCTGGTGCGACCATATGGACTGGCATGGGAGGATATGGTAAAAGAGGTGATTCTAATACCCATATCGAAGGCATATCGATAAACATGCCCCTTGTTATCGAGGTCATTGACGATTTACAAAAACTCGAAAAAGTATTACCTGAAATCAAAGGCTTGGTAGATGATAATGGCTTGATTACTCTGCATGAAGTTGGGGTTGTTTAGAGTTTGATGTTGTATACCTGAAATAATCTTTATTTTCTCGTCCTGTATATAGTTGCCAGTCATGTGACTAGAACTCATATGAAATGCTAAAATTGTTCCTTAAAGCCACCCTAATTTGGGAATACTCGTGCCAATTTATTATTGTCTTGACTGTAAAAAAGTCATTTTTAGTAAGAGCCTCGACTATGGTCCTATTTGTCCCACGTGTAAACAAAAAAGAAAAACATAATCCAAGTGAACCAAGGTACCTAAGAGGACATGAATTGACCAGGAATAGTTTTGACAAGATTTAAAATAATCTGTCAGAATTTTACTGTCTGTTTTTTATCACAAGAAGCGTATTATGATCTTTCCATGCTATCTTGTCTAGGTCATCATAATGGTTCAAAATGTTTTGGACAAACTTGTGCAATGCTTCCTTGAACTCTTGCTTTTTGTAAAACTTGAATGTTGAATAGTGATGATTTTTTACCTGTTCGACTAGTTTTTCCAGTGGATATACTCGATGGTGTTCAAAGAATTTGATAGAATCGATGTTCAGGTTCTTATCCTCTTCCAATGCCGACTTTAGCTCATCTAATTCGTATAACCTGTCTTCTTTTTTATTAAATGAGGGAAAATGCATTCCCCAAATAGTCTTGGCGTTTTGGTCTCGCAATCTGGTATACACAAACAACCTGCCATTGTTTTTGAGTACCCGTGAAGACTCTCTTAAAAAATCTGGAAGTGAAAAATGATGCACTGCATTAAATGACATGACGCAGTCAAGCGAGTCTGTCTTTAGTGGTATATTGTGCGAGTCGCTTCGAATTGGAGTAAAATTTGTGCTGCCATTTTTTATAAAATATTCTCGTAGGTACCTTAACATCTCTCTGTTGTTGTCAAGGCAGAAAAGATGGCATTTTTCACCAAGATGCTGCACAAACTTGAGGCTATATCTGCCTGTCCCACATCCAATGTCTGCGGCATGTATCTTTGGAAGGCCTTGCAACTTGTTTGTGATAAACAATATGGGACCCAAATCTGTTGTTCGTAGATCACGATACTGGGGAGCAATGTGAAGAAAGTGGTCATACATTTTATTTAGAACCATTTTTTTACCGAATGAGCTCATTAGTTATTTACAATTTCATGATTTTAAAGTGTTGTCCAAAAGAAATAAAAACTATAAAATTCGAAAAAAAAATAAACATAATCTTATTGTAGAATGAAATATACGTTATTTTCATGGAATGTCACAAGTGCGGCTCGCCAATGGACAAGTCTATAAAAGAATCCAAAACTGTTTACACATGTTTTTGCTGCAACAACAAAATAGAGGGTGAAACTAGTTAAATCAAAGATTGTCTGTATCAATACCGTGAAGTTTGACGAGTTTTGGGGTATGATGGTGGTAGATCTTGCAGAGCCCAAACAGTTTACAACCCAGACCAAGTCATTTTCTGCCAAGTATTCTGGTGGCAGGATAATGGTAACAACAAACGATTCCTTGTGGCCAATTGATAGGTCTACCATGAAACAGATATGGACAAAAGCATTGTCTATACATGAAAAAATGAGGTTTATTCATACAAACTATTCACATGAGAACATTCGTACGTCATCGTACATCATTTCGTTAATGAAGCATTATGTGGCTGATGAATCTACGATGGAATGATCTCTTGATAGATATAGTGGAAAACAATTGATGGTATCATGGAAGAAAAAAAGAAGATGAAATCAAACACTGAAGAGGAGTACAACAGGGTATTGGCCACAGAAGATCCCACTATAATATCCGAAGAAGAAAAAGAGAGATTGGCAAAAGAGGCAATAAAGAAATTCAAGTCATTGTAAATCTAGGGTAGATTGTAGCATGCTCTTACAAGCAGATGTGTTTTGCACTTGGACCGTAGAAGGTTGAGAAAAATCGCTCTTAAAAAACATAAAACCGCAATCTGGCATAACACTTGGCAACGATCTTTTTACTTGACATGCACTCAATTGATAACAATACTGTTATTTTCTGACTTGTGAAAGCAAAAGGGATGATGATTAATGGATGACAATGACAAACCAGACAGCCATGTTACTACAATATCTACTTCTGCATGGATGTCACTTGCGATAATCAGCAGCCTTGCTCTAGTTACAATGTATGGCGAAACAATGGTATTGCCAGCAATTCCTAATTTTATAAAAGATTTTGGTATTTCATACAGCACATCATCTTGGATCCTGTCCTCATATCTTATTGCCGGTGCGGTG
Coding sequences within:
- a CDS encoding class I SAM-dependent methyltransferase, translated to MSSFGKKMVLNKMYDHFLHIAPQYRDLRTTDLGPILFITNKLQGLPKIHAADIGCGTGRYSLKFVQHLGEKCHLFCLDNNREMLRYLREYFIKNGSTNFTPIRSDSHNIPLKTDSLDCVMSFNAVHHFSLPDFLRESSRVLKNNGRLFVYTRLRDQNAKTIWGMHFPSFNKKEDRLYELDELKSALEEDKNLNIDSIKFFEHHRVYPLEKLVEQVKNHHYSTFKFYKKQEFKEALHKFVQNILNHYDDLDKIAWKDHNTLLVIKNRQ
- the crcB gene encoding fluoride efflux transporter CrcB — translated: MKGIEIIFLAAGGLAGVFLRYGVTKSPLLIGALPVNVLIVNVVGSFILGSFAMLSQQWNLDEKYTLLIAVGFCGGLTTMSSFALESVNLMDAKQYSLVIIAVIANVGLSLGAIFGGRALTSVILGGLR
- a CDS encoding DUF190 domain-containing protein; translation: MRTMKMWSLVIRIKKNDTVKGKRVQSLVLEILKKGSISGATIWTGMGGYGKRGDSNTHIEGISINMPLVIEVIDDLQKLEKVLPEIKGLVDDNGLITLHEVGVV